TAGACTAGTGCAATTCTGGCTTGTCTCATAGTTCTTGTGTGTATATAAATACGTCGATATTGCAAAAGATAAGCTGTTCAAATAAAGAGTTTTTAAAAACAATTGGAATTGCTTCCACACTAATGATACAATAAGAGTCAAAATGACATTCTTGAGATTTCAGAGGAGGAACTATTAAATGAGTGAACAAGAACAAGCGATTCAAAAGGAAGAAAACTCAACTGTAGATAACCTGTCCATTACAACGATTCGTACTTTGGCGATTGACGCCATTGAAAAAGCAAACTCCGGCCACCCAGGTATGCCAATGGGTTCTGCACCAATGGGCTACCAATTGTTTGCAAAAACAATGAAACACAACCCTGATCATCCAACATGGGTAAACCGTGACCGTTTTGTATTGTCCGCAGGACATGGTTCTATGCTTCTGTACAGCTTGTTGCACCTTAGTGGTTATGATCTGCCTATGGAAGAATTGAAAAATTTCCGTCAATGGGGCAGCTTGACTCCGGGTCACCCAGAAGTAGGTCACACCGCTGGTGTCGATGCAACAACAGGTCCACTTGGACAAGGTATTGGTATGGCTGTTGGTATGGCTATGGCTGAAGCTCAATTGGGAGCTACCTACAACAAAGATGAACATAAAGTGGTTGACCACTATACTTACGCTATTTGTGGTGATGGTGACCTGATGGAAGGGATCTCTTCCGAGTCCGCTTCACTCGCTGGTCATTTGAAACTGGGCAAATTGGTTGTATTGTATGATTCAAATGATATTTCCCTTGATGGTAAATTGAACCTTTCCTTCTCCGAGAACGTGGCTCAACGTTTTGATGCTTATGGTTGGCAAGTACTTCGCGTTGAAGACGGAAATGATCTTCCGGCTATTGCCAAAGCGATTGCTGAAGCTCAAGCTGAGACTAGCAAACCGACTTTGATCGAAGTGAAAACTGTAATTGGTTATGGTAGCCCTAACAAACAAGGTAAAGGCGGCCATGGAGGTACTCACGGTTCCCCACTTGGAGCAGAAGAAGCTAAGCTGACCAAAGATTTCTACAAATGGGTATACGAAGAAGATTTCTATGTACCTGACGAAGTGCGTGCTCATTTTGCAGAAGTGAAGAAAAACGGAATCGCAGCTAATAAAGCTTGGGATGACAAATTCGCAGCTTACAAAAAAGCATATCCAGAGCTTGCTGCACAGTTCGAAACAGTAATCAACGGCGATCTTCCAGAAGGCTGGGATGCTAACCTTCCAACTTACACTACTGAAGATAAAGCAGTATCGACTCGTGTTGCTTCCGGTAGTGCGCTTAACGGTCTGACTGCTGGTGTTCCTCAGCTTGTGGGCGGTTCTGCTGACTTGGAAAGCTCCACTATGACGCATTTGAATGGTTTGACATCGTTCACACCAGAATCTTATGATGGCCGCAACATCTACTTCGGCGTACGTGAGTTTGGTATGGCTGCTGCAATGAACGGTATTGCACTGCACACAGGTCTTAAAGTATTCGGAGGAACATTCTTCGTGTTCACAGACTACCTGCGTCCAGCCATCCGTTTGGCTTCGATCATG
This genomic stretch from Paenibacillus sp. FSL H7-0737 harbors:
- the tkt gene encoding transketolase, translated to MSEQEQAIQKEENSTVDNLSITTIRTLAIDAIEKANSGHPGMPMGSAPMGYQLFAKTMKHNPDHPTWVNRDRFVLSAGHGSMLLYSLLHLSGYDLPMEELKNFRQWGSLTPGHPEVGHTAGVDATTGPLGQGIGMAVGMAMAEAQLGATYNKDEHKVVDHYTYAICGDGDLMEGISSESASLAGHLKLGKLVVLYDSNDISLDGKLNLSFSENVAQRFDAYGWQVLRVEDGNDLPAIAKAIAEAQAETSKPTLIEVKTVIGYGSPNKQGKGGHGGTHGSPLGAEEAKLTKDFYKWVYEEDFYVPDEVRAHFAEVKKNGIAANKAWDDKFAAYKKAYPELAAQFETVINGDLPEGWDANLPTYTTEDKAVSTRVASGSALNGLTAGVPQLVGGSADLESSTMTHLNGLTSFTPESYDGRNIYFGVREFGMAAAMNGIALHTGLKVFGGTFFVFTDYLRPAIRLASIMKLPVTYVLTHDSIAVGEDGPTHEPIEQLASLRIIPGLTVIRPADANETSAAWAYAMENKENPVALVLTRQNLPILAGTVDGVRENIKRGGYVVSDSKNGTPQAQLIATGSEVQLAVKAQAALAEEGIDVRVISLPSWDLFEKQDKEYRDSVILPGVKARLAIEMAQTFGWERYTGDQGDILGITTFGASAPGDRVMKEYGFTVENVVSRVKALL